A DNA window from Aminipila luticellarii contains the following coding sequences:
- a CDS encoding RNA polymerase sigma factor — protein MKEDEKLLLNLKKRKRDALDKVMKEYTPYVSVIIYNIIGNIMTKEDVEEATADVFVGLWKHTDSLDSEKGTVKAYLGAAARNCAKNKLRQVSVHQELDERMTAENPEPVAYLEQREKQKQLIHLISTLGETDSELFMRYYYYDEKISKIAKLTGMNASTIKTRLARGRKKLKEMLDHEGRRL, from the coding sequence TTGAAAGAGGATGAAAAGCTTTTGCTTAATTTGAAAAAGAGAAAGCGTGATGCATTAGATAAAGTAATGAAAGAGTATACACCCTATGTCAGCGTGATTATTTATAATATCATTGGAAATATTATGACAAAGGAAGATGTGGAGGAAGCGACGGCAGACGTATTTGTGGGACTTTGGAAGCATACTGATTCCCTTGATAGCGAAAAGGGGACGGTCAAAGCTTATTTGGGAGCAGCAGCACGAAACTGTGCAAAAAACAAGTTGCGTCAAGTTTCCGTTCACCAAGAACTAGATGAACGGATGACTGCTGAAAATCCTGAGCCTGTTGCATATCTTGAACAGAGGGAGAAGCAAAAACAATTGATTCATCTGATTTCTACACTGGGCGAGACGGATAGTGAGCTTTTTATGCGGTATTATTATTATGATGAAAAAATTTCTAAAATTGCAAAGCTTACAGGAATGAATGCTTCCACTATTAAAACAAGGTTAGCACGTGGGAGAAAGAAACTTAAGGAGATGCTGGATCATGAGGGGAGGAGACTATGA